In Bifidobacterium sp. ESL0745, one DNA window encodes the following:
- a CDS encoding DUF501 domain-containing protein, which yields MADKAGDEDIAIVTRQLGRFPRGMVAIGARCVCGRPLAVVTRPVLPDGTPFPTTCYLTSPEAVKAVSRVEADGSMQHYTDLVVHDETLRSQYQYAHRLYLAFRHELAARLGDSEEHIAGTSAGGMPVRVKCLHALIAQTLVMGHGVNPIGDLVMERITDEFNPKVCRCTTELG from the coding sequence ATGGCAGACAAGGCCGGTGACGAAGATATCGCCATAGTGACGCGTCAGCTTGGCCGTTTCCCGCGCGGTATGGTAGCAATAGGGGCGCGTTGCGTTTGTGGGCGGCCGCTGGCCGTGGTGACCCGTCCTGTGCTGCCTGATGGCACACCGTTCCCCACCACCTGCTACCTGACCAGCCCTGAGGCGGTCAAGGCCGTTTCACGGGTCGAAGCTGACGGGTCCATGCAGCACTATACCGATCTGGTGGTGCATGACGAAACGCTTCGGAGCCAGTACCAGTACGCCCATCGGCTGTATCTCGCTTTTCGTCATGAGCTGGCAGCCAGACTCGGCGACAGTGAGGAACATATCGCCGGCACAAGCGCGGGAGGCATGCCCGTGCGTGTCAAGTGCTTGCACGCCCTGATTGCCCAGACGTTGGTGATGGGCCACGGTGTCAATCCTATCGGCGACCTGGTGATGGAGCGCATCACCGACGAGTTCAATCCGAAGGTCTGCCGCTGCACCACCGAGCTCGGCTGA
- a CDS encoding FKBP-type peptidyl-prolyl cis-trans isomerase: protein MAANMPEVNAEFGAKPVIEFPDAPAPTGLKAVELVEGNGPMVRSGDNVTVNYHGVVWGKDEPFDSSFDRHQPASFGIGVGQVIKGWDRTVPGHNVGSRLVVSIPPEYGYGRQGMPQAGIGGDDTLVFVIDIIATR, encoded by the coding sequence ATGGCTGCGAATATGCCCGAGGTAAATGCCGAGTTCGGTGCAAAGCCTGTCATTGAATTTCCCGATGCCCCGGCACCGACCGGACTGAAAGCCGTCGAGCTGGTCGAGGGCAATGGTCCAATGGTTCGTTCCGGCGACAATGTCACCGTGAACTATCATGGCGTGGTCTGGGGCAAGGACGAACCTTTCGATTCGAGTTTCGACCGCCATCAGCCGGCCAGTTTCGGCATCGGTGTCGGCCAGGTCATCAAGGGCTGGGATCGTACCGTTCCCGGTCACAACGTGGGTTCGCGCCTGGTGGTCTCGATTCCGCCGGAATACGGATATGGCAGGCAGGGCATGCCGCAGGCCGGCATAGGCGGCGATGACACGCTGGTGTTTGTCATCGACATCATCGCCACGCGCTAA
- a CDS encoding L-serine ammonia-lyase, which produces MFSILDMFKIGVGPSSSHTVGPMIAASNFVASLQNRDLIGRVGRVKSTLYGSLSMTGLGHGTDRATMAGLEGNVPATVNTDHLLNIREECESAGTLNLGGRHNIAFDYDTDMIFEKWKMLAAHPNGMRFEAFNEHGEKIDEQVWYSIGGGFVREGHPGDLLIGIHEKAPKGSTFAEEASVDSSNDFPPEAPYPFASGNELLEICKREDKSISEIVWANETATRTPKEIKDALLNVWRHMDDCVKNGCMSTQTILPGGLDVPRRAPKIYRELSGNADILSHNVRRPASVLESSECTWVDLFALAVNEENAGGGRIVTAPTNGSAGIIPAVLEYYWHFAGSADEEGIIRFLLAAGAVGYLFKRNASISGAEVGCQGEVGSAASMAAAGLCEVMQGTPRQVENAAEVAMEHHLGLTCDPVAGLVQIPCIERNAMAANTAINAVRMALLGNGQHMVSLDQVIKTMKDTGADMMSKYKETSEGGLAVNMVEC; this is translated from the coding sequence ATGTTCAGTATTCTCGACATGTTCAAGATCGGCGTGGGGCCAAGCTCCTCGCATACCGTCGGCCCGATGATCGCCGCTTCGAATTTCGTGGCGTCGCTGCAAAATCGCGATTTGATCGGGCGTGTGGGCCGCGTGAAAAGCACGTTGTACGGGTCATTGTCCATGACCGGGCTGGGGCACGGCACCGACAGGGCCACCATGGCGGGGCTTGAAGGCAACGTGCCGGCTACGGTCAATACGGATCACCTGCTCAATATCAGGGAAGAATGCGAAAGCGCCGGTACGCTCAATCTTGGCGGCAGGCACAACATCGCGTTCGATTACGACACGGACATGATTTTCGAAAAGTGGAAGATGCTGGCTGCGCACCCCAACGGCATGCGTTTCGAGGCATTCAACGAGCACGGTGAGAAAATCGACGAGCAAGTCTGGTATTCAATCGGCGGCGGTTTCGTACGAGAGGGCCATCCTGGTGATCTGTTGATCGGCATCCACGAAAAAGCACCCAAGGGCAGCACCTTTGCTGAAGAGGCAAGCGTGGACAGCAGCAATGATTTTCCGCCCGAGGCACCGTATCCCTTCGCCAGTGGCAATGAGCTACTTGAAATATGCAAGCGGGAGGACAAAAGCATCTCCGAAATCGTCTGGGCCAACGAAACGGCCACGCGAACGCCCAAGGAAATCAAGGATGCGTTGCTCAACGTCTGGCGGCATATGGACGATTGTGTCAAGAACGGCTGCATGAGCACCCAGACCATCCTTCCCGGCGGGCTTGACGTGCCCCGGCGTGCGCCCAAGATCTACCGTGAGCTTTCCGGCAATGCCGACATCCTCTCCCATAATGTGCGTAGGCCCGCCTCTGTGCTGGAATCCTCCGAATGCACCTGGGTCGACCTTTTTGCGCTCGCGGTCAACGAGGAAAACGCCGGAGGAGGCCGCATCGTCACTGCCCCGACCAACGGATCGGCGGGAATCATTCCCGCAGTGCTTGAATATTATTGGCATTTCGCCGGTTCCGCCGATGAGGAAGGCATCATCCGTTTCCTTTTGGCGGCAGGGGCCGTTGGCTACCTTTTTAAGCGCAACGCGTCCATTTCCGGCGCTGAGGTCGGTTGCCAGGGTGAGGTTGGTTCGGCCGCATCGATGGCGGCGGCAGGGCTGTGCGAAGTGATGCAGGGCACGCCCCGGCAGGTCGAGAACGCGGCCGAGGTCGCCATGGAACACCATTTGGGCCTGACTTGCGATCCGGTGGCCGGGCTTGTCCAGATTCCCTGCATCGAGCGCAACGCAATGGCCGCCAACACGGCCATCAATGCCGTGCGAATGGCCTTGTTGGGCAACGGCCAGCACATGGTCAGCCTTGATCAGGTCATCAAGACGATGAAGGACACCGGCGCCGACATGATGTCCAAATACAAAGAAACCTCGGAAGGTGGTCTTGCTGTCAATATGGTCGAATGCTGA
- a CDS encoding alpha/beta hydrolase, which yields MFESHYLDTPYGDFHYCICNTHEAQRTMVAFTCMGINSAEYDFYGLANAISPTTRLILVDLLGSGKSGQPKNAERNLENIRAEIAGFLNGLHLDRYYLCTHSFTAIYLLKCLSVPSIRSSVTGFIAIDPSIPAMMCSHTDDFTSNLEEAEANRKRHASGMAIAMPDADINPLLPDTARKDCFELYCNLSGNPSEISELHEATATAEKTQNLKLDDDIPSLSFLSTLNLPHFLEFGNPYFNSNQKSAEVVLQGHHFLHWLHPDMMGRIINGFIDETAAVESEESDN from the coding sequence ATGTTCGAATCGCACTACCTTGACACTCCATATGGGGACTTCCATTATTGCATTTGCAATACCCACGAAGCACAAAGAACCATGGTCGCCTTTACCTGCATGGGAATCAACAGTGCGGAATACGACTTCTACGGTCTGGCCAATGCAATTTCGCCCACAACACGTCTGATATTGGTCGATCTGCTGGGGTCCGGGAAAAGCGGACAACCCAAAAACGCGGAACGAAACCTGGAAAACATACGAGCCGAAATAGCCGGTTTCCTTAATGGCCTGCATCTTGATAGATACTATCTGTGCACCCACAGTTTCACTGCCATCTATCTGCTCAAGTGCCTGTCCGTCCCCTCGATCAGATCCTCCGTCACGGGGTTTATCGCCATCGATCCGTCGATTCCCGCCATGATGTGCTCCCATACCGATGATTTCACAAGCAATCTTGAAGAGGCTGAGGCCAACAGGAAAAGACACGCATCGGGTATGGCCATAGCAATGCCCGATGCGGATATCAACCCTTTGCTACCCGATACGGCAAGAAAAGACTGCTTTGAGTTGTACTGCAACCTTTCAGGCAATCCTTCGGAAATTTCGGAATTGCATGAGGCAACGGCGACAGCGGAAAAGACCCAAAACCTGAAATTGGATGACGATATCCCTTCTTTGTCCTTTCTTTCGACACTGAATCTGCCTCATTTTCTTGAATTCGGGAACCCTTATTTCAACTCGAACCAGAAATCGGCGGAAGTTGTACTGCAAGGCCATCATTTTCTACATTGGCTGCATCCCGATATGATGGGCAGAATCATCAATGGCTTCATTGATGAAACAGCTGCTGTCGAGTCTGAAGAATCCGATAACTAG
- a CDS encoding Ppx/GppA family phosphatase codes for MVDGTEMKDETKNYVTVAGIDCGTNSIRLKVSRVYGDTTVEDVVPRVLRVIRLGQDVDKTHRFADDALQRAYEAAREFAGILKEHPVDGLRFVATSATRDAENRKDFEDGIESILGVRPEVIPGTEEASLSFLGAIGSVPRTGLEAPYLVVDLGGGSTEMVMGGDGKSAPATSVQSAFSMNIGSVRMTERHLHTDPPTETEIAEASGDIDRHIDEAFEHIPAGKTRTIIGVSGSVTTMTALALGLKEYDHRSVDGVRVSYEDIFRVNNRFLRMTRAERSMYKTIHPGRIDVVGGGALIWNRILVKVSEAAQRDHGTPIDSFISSDHGLLDGIVLDYGTRLLKKK; via the coding sequence ATGGTGGATGGTACTGAAATGAAAGACGAAACCAAGAATTACGTGACCGTTGCGGGCATCGATTGTGGTACCAACTCCATCAGGCTCAAAGTATCCAGGGTGTATGGCGACACAACCGTGGAAGATGTCGTGCCCCGCGTCCTTCGTGTCATCAGGCTTGGCCAGGATGTCGACAAGACCCATCGTTTTGCTGACGATGCACTTCAACGCGCTTACGAGGCGGCGAGGGAATTCGCGGGGATACTCAAGGAGCATCCGGTCGACGGTCTGCGTTTCGTGGCCACCTCCGCCACCAGAGACGCCGAGAACCGCAAGGATTTCGAGGATGGGATCGAGTCGATTCTTGGCGTGCGTCCTGAGGTGATACCGGGGACGGAAGAAGCCTCGCTGAGTTTCCTGGGAGCCATCGGCAGCGTACCGCGCACTGGGCTTGAAGCGCCTTATCTGGTGGTCGACCTTGGCGGCGGATCGACCGAAATGGTGATGGGTGGGGATGGCAAATCCGCGCCGGCCACTAGCGTGCAATCGGCGTTTTCGATGAACATAGGTTCTGTTCGTATGACAGAACGTCATCTGCATACCGACCCACCGACCGAGACCGAGATTGCCGAGGCGAGCGGGGACATCGACCGGCATATCGATGAAGCGTTCGAACATATTCCGGCAGGGAAGACCCGGACCATTATCGGCGTTTCCGGTTCCGTGACCACGATGACGGCGTTGGCGCTGGGGCTGAAGGAATACGATCACCGATCTGTCGATGGCGTGCGGGTGTCGTACGAGGATATTTTCAGGGTCAACAATCGTTTCCTGCGCATGACACGTGCCGAACGTTCCATGTACAAGACCATCCATCCCGGACGTATCGATGTGGTCGGCGGCGGAGCACTGATCTGGAACCGTATTCTTGTCAAAGTATCCGAAGCCGCACAACGCGACCATGGCACGCCGATCGATTCCTTCATTTCCAGCGACCACGGCCTTCTCGACGGCATCGTCTTGGACTATGGCACCAGATTGTTGAAGAAAAAGTAA
- the eno gene encoding phosphopyruvate hydratase, protein MAAIESVYASEILDSRGNPTVKVVLDTVDGAEGIGLVPSGASTGEAEAWERRDGDKSRYNGKGVLDAVKAVNETIAPKVIGMDATDQRALDETMIELDGTPNKGKLGANAILGVSLAALYAAAESAELPLYRYIGGTNGHILPVPNMNIMNGGAHADFATDIQEYMISPYGFDTYSDALRAGVEVYHTLKGILKKDGHDTGLGDEGGFAPKMKTNEDSLKYVVKAIEAAGYEPGRQIGLCLDVASSEFYNKETNKYHFDGADRDADYMLDYYKELVSKYPLVSIEDPFAEEDWPAWQKITAEMGDKLQFVGDDLLVTNPKRLQKGIDLKAANSLLVKLNQIGTVTETLDAIELATANGFTSMVSHRSGETSDTTIADLAVAKNTRQIKTGAPARGERIAKYNRLLEIEEELGSAAEYAGYSAFKACKKYIK, encoded by the coding sequence GTGGCAGCAATTGAAAGCGTATATGCCAGCGAGATTCTCGATTCCCGTGGAAACCCGACCGTGAAGGTAGTCCTCGACACCGTTGATGGCGCCGAAGGTATCGGCTTGGTTCCTTCCGGCGCTTCGACCGGCGAAGCCGAAGCTTGGGAGCGTCGCGATGGCGATAAGTCCCGTTACAACGGCAAGGGTGTTCTCGACGCGGTCAAGGCCGTCAACGAGACCATCGCGCCCAAGGTCATCGGCATGGATGCCACCGACCAGCGCGCCCTCGATGAGACCATGATCGAGCTCGACGGCACCCCCAACAAGGGCAAGCTCGGCGCCAACGCCATCCTCGGCGTTTCCCTCGCGGCCCTCTATGCCGCCGCGGAATCCGCGGAACTGCCGCTCTACCGCTACATCGGCGGCACCAACGGCCACATTCTGCCAGTTCCGAACATGAACATCATGAACGGCGGTGCGCATGCTGATTTCGCCACCGACATTCAGGAATACATGATTTCCCCGTACGGCTTCGACACCTACAGCGATGCGCTGCGTGCCGGCGTCGAGGTCTATCACACCCTCAAGGGCATCCTCAAGAAGGATGGCCACGACACGGGTCTCGGCGACGAAGGCGGCTTCGCCCCGAAGATGAAGACCAACGAGGATTCCCTCAAGTACGTCGTGAAGGCCATTGAGGCCGCCGGCTATGAGCCTGGCCGCCAGATCGGCCTGTGCCTTGACGTGGCTTCCTCCGAATTCTACAACAAGGAAACCAACAAGTATCACTTCGACGGCGCCGATCGCGATGCCGACTACATGCTAGATTACTACAAGGAGCTCGTCTCCAAGTATCCGCTGGTCTCCATCGAGGATCCGTTCGCCGAAGAGGATTGGCCTGCATGGCAGAAGATCACCGCCGAAATGGGCGACAAGCTCCAGTTCGTCGGCGACGATCTGCTGGTGACCAACCCGAAGCGTCTGCAGAAGGGCATCGATCTCAAGGCCGCCAACAGCCTGCTGGTTAAGCTCAATCAGATCGGCACCGTCACCGAGACGCTCGACGCCATCGAGCTCGCCACGGCCAACGGCTTCACCTCCATGGTCTCCCACCGTTCCGGTGAGACCTCGGACACCACCATCGCCGACCTCGCCGTCGCCAAGAACACCCGTCAGATTAAGACCGGTGCTCCTGCCCGTGGCGAGCGCATCGCGAAGTACAACCGTCTGCTCGAGATCGAGGAAGAGCTTGGCTCCGCTGCTGAGTATGCCGGCTATTCCGCTTTCAAGGCCTGCAAGAAGTACATCAAGTAA
- a CDS encoding septum formation initiator family protein, with amino-acid sequence MGTTRNKEKTDSAKKRVKRRGSGPIAFFVAFLIVVVGAIQLVSSIYNYAMNLSELNGLKRQEAALSAKKQDLENDISRWNDNAYVTAQARERLGFVFPGEQAIHVEHPEAVTGVKPKSDNTDQTDVNSDKQILPWYRELAYGFKKADEPLKKDKSQVTTPGAVSNQPRDAQNSGANDGQTNVNDNSKTGTGQQNKPGQNTGTGNQNGGNGKSGTKTVKR; translated from the coding sequence ATGGGAACCACAAGAAACAAAGAAAAAACCGACAGCGCCAAGAAGCGCGTCAAACGTCGGGGTTCCGGCCCGATAGCTTTTTTCGTTGCGTTCCTTATCGTTGTGGTTGGAGCCATCCAATTGGTGTCGTCCATATACAACTATGCCATGAACCTTTCCGAACTTAACGGGCTCAAACGTCAGGAAGCCGCTTTGAGCGCAAAGAAACAGGATTTGGAAAACGACATTTCCCGCTGGAACGACAATGCCTATGTCACCGCACAGGCACGCGAACGGCTGGGCTTTGTCTTTCCAGGCGAACAGGCCATTCATGTCGAGCATCCGGAGGCCGTCACCGGAGTCAAGCCGAAGTCCGATAACACCGACCAAACCGATGTCAATTCCGACAAGCAGATTCTGCCTTGGTACCGCGAGCTGGCATATGGGTTCAAAAAGGCCGACGAACCGCTGAAAAAAGACAAGTCGCAGGTCACAACTCCTGGCGCTGTAAGCAATCAGCCAAGGGACGCTCAGAACTCCGGTGCCAACGACGGTCAGACGAATGTTAACGATAACAGCAAAACCGGTACGGGTCAGCAGAACAAACCAGGTCAGAACACCGGTACAGGCAATCAAAATGGCGGGAACGGCAAATCCGGAACGAAAACCGTAAAACGCTGA